One part of the Andrena cerasifolii isolate SP2316 chromosome 4, iyAndCera1_principal, whole genome shotgun sequence genome encodes these proteins:
- the LOC143368351 gene encoding RNA helicase aquarius — protein MEVQNGATVKSNNPAPTVEQINADRITQLANKYWAPHTTDSHLPFNTQIVEDIYVQEICASKFSIRRIMMLEFSQYLENFLWPNYDASAATRAHTMSIVVMVNEKFRERVQVWEAFEKNSEHFPEFFQKVLEACLEDSIMDFDLKEQTALIVFLNHCFNSMEVLLVREEVKRLVSLPMWISLQQGRRELEFRKYPKWRKYWKVIRKKDNPECKEKLEWERKFLHRLMIKFMTILETISEEGLLLPDKVRYCERFLELVIDLEALLPTRRFFNTVMDDCHLVVRCQLSNLLRRPEGGLFGQLLEMLKFYARFEINEESGDPLTDHDMTQLHYTKITSLQKAVFAKFPDLRGFALANVASVDTREALRKHFGYLSQEKLRSIGSYLSLVPSEEREKEENWYRYDIEFLRELLISRHERRASQLEELNEMPLYPTEEIIWNESIVPTEYFSGEGCLALPKLNLQFLTLHDYLLRNFNLFRLESTYEIRQDIEDAVSRLSPWRAEDSGVYFGGWARMAQPITQFAVVEVAKPNIGEKRPSRVRADVTINLSVRKEIKSEWENLRKHDVCFLITVKPDNPIGTKYSHKLPFIPQVGLTTVRGCEVEGMLDSNGRVIEDGPEPRPILPGDTRTYRVWLDSNQYRIDMDNASHGGEDVYESFNIIMRRKPKENNFKAVLETIRELMNTECVVPDWLHDIILGYGDPGAARYSRMPNEIATMDFNDTFLDIDHLKASFPQHESKVSTDDEKKLVRPFRLIFEDVLAKQNNEQIRKVIEVEPHVPPSRGPYKANEPKKNQIPFTPTQVEAIRAGMQPGLTLVVGPPGTGKTDVAVQIISNLYHNFPNQRTLIVTHSNQALNQLFEKIMALDIDERHLLRLGHGEEALETEKDFSRYGRVNYVLAKRLDLLMEVQRLQESLNVKGDVAYTCETAGHFFMYQILTRWERFESRIKSRQGTRNSSPPAFIIDEEFPFHKFFDNAPQPLFKRNTFEEDLETACSCFRYIERIFAQLEEFRAFELLRSGLDRSKYLLVKEAKVIAMTCTHAALKRRELVDMGFKYDNILMEESAQILEIETFIPLLLQNPQDGYNRLKRWIMIGDHHQLPPVIKNMAFQKYSNMEQSLFARFVRLGVPTVDLDGQGRARPSICNLYNWRYKKLGNLAHVESSPEYLVANAGFLYDFQLINVEDFNGVGESEPSAYFYQNLAEAEYCVAVFMYMRLLGYPADKISILTTYNGQKHLIRDVINIRCASNPLIGRPNKVTTVDKYQGQQNDYILLSLVKTRAVGHLRDARRLVVAMSRARLGLYVFARVSLFKNCFELTPAFDQLMQRPLKLQLLPQERYPTDRLNAATPANPPMEIDDMPHMAKFVYDYYMEKVSGMKESQKMWQKPGTMQTPGSPTHKVPAHPGADDDTDDEELNQMDEEQPKEKPDTVEPKLELIKNLVDDPVSEADDSER, from the exons ATGGAGGTTCAAAACGGTGCGACTGTCAAGAGCAATAATCCTGCTCCGACAGTGGAACAGATCAATGCTGATCGAATAACTCAG CTCGCGAATAAATACTGGGCGCCACACACAACAGACTCGCATCTCCCCTTCAACACTCAAATAGTAGAAGACATTTACGTTCAAGAAATATGTGCATCCAAGTTCTCGATCAGGAGAATTATGATGTTAGAGTTCAGTCAGTATTTAGAAAACTTCCTGTGGCCAAACTACGACGCGAGCGCTGCCACTCGCGCTCACACAATGTCCATCGTTGTCATGGTCAATGAAAAGTTCCGGGAACGTGTCCAAGTGTGGGAGGCCTTCGAGAAGAACTCGGAACATTTTCCCGAATTCTTTCAGAAGGTTCTAGAAGCATGCCTCGAGGACAGTATAATGGACTTCGACTTGAAGGAACAGACGGCGCTGATTGTTTTCTTGAATCATTGCTTTAACTCGATGGAGGTGTTACTAGTAAGGGAGGAAGTAAAGAGATTAGTGTCGTTGCCCATGTGGATCTCGCTGCAGCAAGGTCGTAGGGAATTGGAGTTTAGAAAGTATCCAAAGTGGAGGAAGTATTGGaaagttataaggaaaaaggACAATCCCGAGTGCAAGGAGAAGCTGGAATGGGAACGTAAATTCCTGCACAGACTAATGATTAAATTTATGACGATACTGGAAACGATTTCAGAGGAAG GTCTTCTTTTACCCGACAAGGTGCGATACTGCGAAAGATTTCTGGAACTGGTAATAGATTTGGAAGCTCTATTACCAACCAGGCGTTTCTTCAACACCGTCATGGATGACTGTCACTTGGTGGTACGATGTCAGTTATCTAATCTGCTACGTCGACCGGAGGGTGGATTGTTTGGGCAG CTGCTGGAGATGCTCAAGTTCTACGCCAGATTCGAAATCAACGAAGAAAGTGGCGATCCTCTCACGGACCACGACATGACGCAGTTGCACTACACGAAAATCACTTCCCTTCAG aAAGCGGTTTTCGCCAAGTTCCCGGACTTGAGAGGCTTCGCGCTGGCGAACGTGGCGAGCGTCGACACGAGGGAGGCTCTTCGCAAACATTTCGGCTACCTCAG CCAGGAGAAGCTGAGATCTATCGGGAGCTACCTCAGCCTGGTTCCCTCGGAGGAgcgggagaaggaggagaattGGTACCGATATGACATCGAGTTTCTTCGGGAACTGTTG ATTTCACGCCACGAGCGCAGAGCTTCCCAGCTGGAGGAGCTGAACGAGATGCCGCTTTATCCGACGGAGGAGATCATCTGGAACGAGAGCATCGTGCCCACGGAATACTTCTCTGGCGAAGGCTGCCTGGCTCTGCCTAAATTGAATTTGCAATTCCTCACTCTCCACGATTACCTGTTGAGGAACTTCAATCTCTTCCGATTAGAATCTACCT ATGAGATACGTCAAGACATCGAGGATGCTGTAAGCAGATTGAGTCCTTG GCGCGCCGAAGATAGTGGCGTTTATTTTGGTGGCTGGGCGAGAATGGCACAGCCCATCACACAGTTCGCTGTTGTCGAGGTGGCCAAGCCCAATATTGGCGAAAAAAGACCATCCAGGGTGCGCGCTGACGTCACGATAAATCTCAGCGTCCGCAAGGAGATTAAGTCCGAATGGGAGAACCTTCGGAAGCACGATGTCTGTTTCCTCATCACGGTCAAGCCTGACAATCCGATCG GTACTAAGTACAGCCACAAGCTGCCATTCATCCCGCAAGTTGGGCTAACCACTGTTCGAGGATGCGAGGTCGAAGGTATGCTGGATTCAAACGGCAGGGTGATCGAGGACGGGCCTGAACCACGCCCGATTTTACCCGGGGATACTAGAACGTACAGAGTCTGGCTGGACTCGAATCAGTATCGTATCGACATGGACAATGCTAGCCACGGTGGCGAGGATGTGTACGAGAGCTTTAACATCATAATGCGCCGCAAGCCGAAAGAGAATAATTTCAAAGCAGTCTTGGAGACGATAAGGGAGCTGATGAACACGGAATGCGTTGTTCCCGACTGGCTTCACGATATAATTCTTGGGTACGGTGATCCTGGGGCGGCTCGTTATTCCAG AATGCCAAATGAAATCGCTACGATGGATTTCAACGATACGTTCCTCGATATAGATCACTTAAAGGCCAGCTTCCCTCAGCACGAGAGCAAAGTTTCTACCGACGATGAAAAGAAATTGGTGCGACCTTTTCGCTTGATATTCGAGGATGTTCTCGCTAAACAGAATAATGAGCAAATAAGGAAAGTGATCGAGGTCGAGCCGCACGTACCGCCCAGCCGAGGTCCTTATAAAGCTAATGAGCCAAAAAA GAACCAGATCCCCTTTACGCCGACGCAAGTCGAGGCCATTCGCGCTGGCATGCAACCAGGCTTGACGCTTGTTGTCGGCCCGCCTGGTACCGGTAAAACGGATGTTGCTGTTCAGATTATATCGAATCTTTACCACAACTTTCCCAATCAGAGGACGCTTATAGTCACGCACTCTAATCAAGCGCTCAATCAGCTTTTCGAGAAGATTATGGCACTGGACATCGACGAGAGGCATCTGCTGCGTCTTGGTCACGGAGAAGAAGCGTTAGAAACCGAGAAAGACTTCAGCAGATATGGTAGAGTTAACTATGTTTTAGCTAAACGTTTGGACCTTCTAATGGAAGTCCAAAGACTGCAG GAGTCTTTAAACGTGAAAGGTGACGTGGCGTACACGTGCGAGACAGCGGGGCACTTTTTTATGTACCAAATATTGACGAGGTGGGAGCGGTTCGAGTCCAGAATCAAATCGAGACAGGGCACAAGGAACAGCTCGCCACCCGCTTTCATCATCGACGAAGAATTTCCGTTTCACAAGTTCTTCGACAATGCACCGCAGCCATTATTCAAGCGCAATACGTTCGAAGAGGATCTAGAGACAGCGTGCAGCTGCTTCCGGTATATCGAAAGGATCTTCGCGCAGTTGGAAGAGTTCAGAGCCTTCGAATTGCTGCGGTCCGGTCTAGACAGATCCAAGTACTTGCTAGTCAAGGAGGCAAAAGTAATTGCGATGACTTGTACTCATGCCGCACTTAAGAGACGCGAGCTCGTCGACATGGGGTTCAAATACGATAACATTCTTATGGAAGAGTCGGCGCAGATCTTGGAGATAGAGACTTTTATACCGCTGCTGCTACAGAATCCGCAAGACGGCTACAATCGACTGAAGCGTTGGATAATGATAGGAGATCACCACCAGTTGCCACCAGTCATCAAGAACATGGCTTTCCAAAAGTACTCCAACATGGAGCAGTCTCTTTTCGCAAGGTTCGTCCGATTGGGTGTGCCCACGGTTGACCTCGACGGCCAGGGTCGCGCTAGGCCCAGCATTTGCAATCTGTACAATTGGCGGTACAAAAAGTTGGGCAATCTTGCACACGTGGAGAGCAGCCCGGAGTACCTGGTCGCGAATGCTGGATTCCTGTACGACTTTCAACTTATTAACGTCGAAGACTTCAATGGCGTGGGAGAGAGCGAACCCAGCGCGTACTTCTATCAGAATCTTGCCGAAGCCGAATACTGCGTGGCTGTGTTCATGTACATGCGACTTCTCGGCTACCCGGCGGACAAGATTAGTATATTAACCACTTACAATGGGCAGAAACACCTAATAAGAGATGTAATAAATATAAGGTGCGCCAGCAATCCCTTAATAGGTCGACCGAATAAAGTGACGACGGTCGATAAATACCAAGGCCAGCAAAACGACTACATATTACTGTCTCTGGTGAAGACTCGTGCCGTGGGCCATCTACGAGACGCGAGGCGTTTAGTGGTGGCGATGTCGAGAGCACGCCTCGGCCTCTATGTATTCGCTCGAGTGTCCCTTTTCAAGAACTGCTTCGAACTGACGCCTGCGTTCGATCAGCTGATGCAACGACCTTTAAAGCTGCAGCTACTCCCACAGGAACGTTACCCTACCGACAGACTCAACGCTGCTACTCCAGCTAATCCCCCGATGGAAATCGACGACATGCCTCACATGGCTAAATTCGTCTACGATTATTACATGGAGAAAGTCAGCGGGATGAAA G
- the LOC143368367 gene encoding putative G-protein coupled receptor Mth-like 1, whose amino-acid sequence MPSDVSYNRYLGTSPAKGLLWICLLAWPISGSHAVDVNCCPDGSTWLPSINCSEGMKIKIRCPNGSYLIDPDTSANDNFTVVYEYGNSWLEFTDVSYERIPAGGFCVADRENGSRIALVCFDQEDYISSSIWKEKLFSSLGIISAVFLIATLAVYVLLPELREIQDKAMMAVVTSLAVSYIILSIQNLRPQKDGDYPICISLGFLLYFSFVSVFFWLNIVSFNIWRTVWFKNFPMRDKPLFVTYCLCGWGGPVCFLIVALIAHHIGGQHLKPGFGEQSCWFNGSKQMWAYFYGPISILLTLNIVYLGLTSWRLWHQYRDYSGSKLRALRFKCLLYVKLILVMGVTWIFEVLSYADGSKNYFWIPTDILNALQGLVIFLLLVATRKRVRKLLAKKRPCGIAFPKSWVAYEDEECEDVLPEEIELSQQG is encoded by the exons ATGCCGTCGGACGTGAGTTACAATAGGTATCTGGGCACGTCGCCAGCCAAAG GATTATTATGGATCTGCCTGTTAGCGTGGCCGATCTCGGGGAGCCACGCGGTCGACGTGAACTGTTGCCCCGATGGCTCCACGTGGCTGCCATCGATCAACTGCTCCGAGGGCATGAAGATCAAAATCAGGTGCCCGAACGGTAGCTATTTGATAGACCCGGACACGTCTGCCAATGACAATTTCACCGTGGTCTACGAATATGGCAACTCGTGGCTAGAATTCACGGATGTCAGCTACGAGAGAATCCCAGCAGGCGG GTTCTGCGTAGCGGACCGGGAAAACGGCTCCCGGATCGCTTTGGTCTGCTTCGATCAGGAAGACTACATCAGCTCGTCGATATGGAAAGAGAAGCTCTTCAGCTCCCTGGGCATCATATCAGCTGTGTTCTTAATCGCCACATTGGCCGTGTACGTTCTGCTCCCAGAGCTAAGGGAAATCCAGGATAAAGCGATGATGGCCGTGGTCACATCCTTGGCGGTCAGCTACATCATCCTCTCCATTCAGAATTTGAGACCGCAGAAGGACGGGGATTACCCGATTTGCATTTCTCTAG GATTCCTCCTGTACTTCAGTTTCGTATCCGTGTTCTTCTGGCTCAACATCGTGTCCTTCAATATATGGAGAACCGTTTG GTTCAAGAATTTCCCAATGAGGGACAAGCCGCTCTTCGTTACCTATTGCTTGTGCGGATGGGGCGGGCCGGTGTGCTTCCTGATAGTAGCATTGATCGCTCATCACATAGGTGGGCAGCACTTGAAGCCAGGCTTCGGGGAGCAGAGCTGCTGGTTCAATG GCTCTAAGCAGATGTGGGCGTACTTTTACGGGCCCATCAGCATTTTATTGACGCTGAATATCGTTTATCTGGGATTGACCAGCTGGCGGTTATGGCATCAATATCGCGATTACAGCGGAAGCAAGCTACGGGCGCTCCGCTTCAAGTGCCTGCTTTACGTCAAGCTAATACTCGTTATGGGCGTCACGTGGATCTTCGAGGTGTTATCGTACGCCGACGGTtccaaaaattatttctg GATCCCGACGGACATTCTGAATGCGTTACAAGGCCTCGTAATATTCCTGCTGCTGGTGGCCACGCGCAAACGCGTGAGAAAGCTCCTGGCGAAGAAGAGACCTTGCGGGATCGCTTTCCCAAAATCCTGGGTGGCCTACGAGGACGAGGAGTGCGAGGATGTTCTCCCAGAAGAGATAGAATTATCGCAGCAAGGCTGA
- the Mthl5 gene encoding G-protein coupled receptor Mth-like 5 produces the protein MHCLVSVLLVLAVGSPGTSHPRAVIASTDGRTNLISVAKCCEPEELLVDDTCTPLTETNETEWRPEFVEEKVNGISRSRPVKPNYQLKIGRPKCQSNEHQWIVYHYQSGEDRLAIMTTGVLRHYTTDMTKKVYGLDSVGLIDEDDLDTVSIYYDYPFGHYCADKTILSRDRLVATYAMICVPDVVVGWTDTNYLMRHAIDPAFHAISIASYLVVAVVYFVLPQLRDLVGNMITSMTLCLIAGQCASTVRIFTEFGNHISFMVADTVMYVSLLAAFFWLNALGYYVWSTFRSRNVFLRVTDGRKYCYYSTYVWGSTVTIAGTAIFAHFVLETSKPMVGGAIYPPQETIGWLGISVIFMCIALTILVDLSFVLTTTNRIKRMSTYGRIHHKMKYSFRMFVLLFALISTGWMSLLLSRLNYDVLVYCHIVINLLQAILILYVCVFGQRRVTFLLGKTCNCCNSGENVEGLDWGEEMTAINAGY, from the exons ATGCATTGTCTCGTGAGCGTGCTACTCGTGCTCGCGGTCGGCTCGCCGGGGACGAGCCATCCCCGGGCGGTGATCGCCAGCACCGACGGCAGGACCAATTTGATAAGCGTGGCCAAGTGCTGCGAGCCCGAGGAGCTTCTCGTCGACGACACGTGCACGCCATTGACGGAAACGAACGAGACCGAGTGGCGGCCGGAATTCGTGGAGGAGAAGGTGAACGGTATCTCGCGGAGCAGGCCGGTGAAGCCCAATTACCAGCTGAAGATCGGCCGGCCGAAGTGTCAATCGAACGAGCACCAATGGATCGTCTATCACTACCAATCCGGCGAGGACCGACTGGCGATAATGACCACCGGTGTGCTGCGGCACTACACCACAGACATGACGAAGAAAGTTTACGGCCTCGATTCCGTGGGCTTGATAGACGAGGATGATCTCGACACCGTGTCCATTTATTACGACTACCCGTTCGGACATTACTGCGCCGACAAGACGATACTCAGCAGGGATCGTCTTGTGGCGACGTACGCGATGATCTGCGTGCCGGACGTGGTAGTCGGATGGACAGACACGAATTATTTGATGAGGCACGCGATCGATCCAGCCTTTCACGCGATATCGATAGCCAGCTACCTGGTGGTCGCTGTCGTCTATTTCGTTCTACCGCAGTTGCGTGATCTCGTGGGAAACATGATAACCAGCATGACTCTCTGCCTCATAGCCGGCCAATGCGCGTCCACCGTTAGAATATTCACGGAGTTCGGCAATCACATCAGCTTCATGGTTGCTG ATACCGTTATGTATGTCTCTTTGCTAGCCGCATTTTTCTGGCTCAACGCCCTGGGATATTACGTGTGGAGCACTTTTCGCTCGCGCAATGTGTTCCTTCGGGTAACCGACGGCAGAAAATACTGCTATTATTCCACGTATGTCTGGGGCTCCACGGTCACCATAGCCGGCACCGCGATTTTCGCGCACTTCGTCCTAGAGACCAGCAAGCCCATGGTCGGCGGGGCGATTTACCCGCCCCAGGAAACGATCGGCTGGCTTGGCATTTCCGTTATATTTATGTGTATCGCGCTCACGATATTGGTCGATCTCAGCTTTGTACTGACCACCACGAATAGGATTAAACGGATGAGCACGTACGGCAGGATCCATCATAAGATGAAGTACAGCTTCAGAATGTTCGTTCTCCTGTTCGCGCTGATCAGCACTGGATGGATGTCGCTCTTACTGTCGCGACTCAATTACGACGTACTTGTATATTGTCATATCGTTATTAATTTACTTCAAGCGATCCTGATACTGTACGTTTGCGTGTTCGGCCAGAGAAGAGTCACGTTCTTGCTCGGGAAGACGTGCAACTGCTGCAACTCGGGAGAGAACGTCGAGGGTCTCGACTGGGGCGAAGAAATGACTGCCATTAACGCGGGCTATTAG
- the Smug gene encoding single-strand-selective monofunctional uracil-DNA glycosylase produces the protein MYSHFIINKGITSILSGVTRKYSLSKYIELGAMSSSRITRARRNGELLESNAKRMKVTVVDSEKTEKDVAVASDSTLVDITEELLSLERNLAIELGKIKFPLPIEYVYSPLEYAFDTHAMYVKKYCTTVKRILFLGMNPGPWGMSQTGVPFGEINMVRNWLQISGAVGKPAREQPDRKVTGFECPRTEISGKRLWGLFKELCGNPEKFFQHAYVHNYCPIALMNKKGCNITPAEMKGAYQQTMHNACDKALANVIRLLNVEIVIGIGGYAEKRAQLVAKSSKLPVKILCLPHPSPRAANNTNWSEKATKKLTEFGLLECFTS, from the exons ATGTATTcgcattttataattaataaaggGATTACATCTATACTCAGTGGTGTTacaagaaaatattcattgagTAAATATATAGAGTTAGGCGCAATGTCAAGCTCCAGGATAACTAGAGCGAGACGCAACGGCGAGCTGTTAGAAAGTAATGCTAAGAGAATGAAGGTGACTGTTGTAGACAGTGAAAAAACGGAGAAAGATGTAGCAGTTGCGAGTGATTCGACGCTCGTAGATATTACCGAAGAATTGTTATCATTGGAACGTAATTTGGCTATTGAGCtgggaaaaattaaatttcccttGCCTATAGAATATGTTTATAGTCCACTCGAATATGCATTTGATACACACGCTATGTATGTAAAGAAATATTGCACCACCGTCAAAAGAATATTGTTTCTTGGAATGAACCCTGGTCCGTGGGGTATGTCCCAAACTGGCGTACCATTTGGCGAAATAAATATGGTTCGCAATTGGTTGCAAATTTCGGGAGCAGTTGGGAAACCTGCGAGAGAGCAACCGGACAGAAAAGTAACCGGATTTGAATGTCCCCGCACAGAGATCAGTGGGAAAAGATTGTGGGGCCTCTTTAAAGAATTATGTGGAAATCCAGAAAAGTTCTTTCAGCACGCATATGTACATAATTATTGTCCTATCGCGCTAATGAACAAAAAAGGCTGCAACATCACACCGGCAGAAATGAAG GGGGCGTACCAACAGACTATGCATAATGCTTGCGACAAGGCTCTGGCGAATGTGATTCGACTTTTAAATGTTGAAATTGTCATTGGCATCGGCGGGTATGCGGAGAAACGAGCACAACTTGTGGCCAAATCTTCTAAACTGCCGGTGAAG ATTCTATGCCTGCCTCACCCAAGTCCACGAGCTGCGAATAATACGAATTGGAGTGAAAAGGCAACAAAGAAGTTGACCGAGTTTGGATTACTAGAGTGCTTCACCAGTTaa
- the LOC143368378 gene encoding tRNA-specific adenosine deaminase 2 has product MDTLAWMDVALEKANGSLKAGEVPVGCLFVYNNEVIAIGNNTVNETRNATRHAEINCIDQVLHFCKEKKLNYKEVFRNVDVIVTVEPCIMCTSALYQLQVRNIVYGCANDRFGGCTSVFEVPKIYNSETKITGGIKGDIAMALLKTFYKGTNPNAPESKAKKDRKTKGCGSLENI; this is encoded by the coding sequence ATGGACACTTTGGCTTGGATGGATGTTGCATTAGAAAAAGCAAATGGTTCGTTGAAAGCAGGCGAAGTCCCAGTTGGCTGTTTATTCGTGTACAACAACGAAGTCATTGCTATAGGTAATAATACAGTTAACGAAACCCGTAATGCGACCCGGCACGCAGAAATAAATTGCATAGATCAAGTTTTACACTTTTGTAAGGAGAAGAAATTAAACTACAAAGAAGTCTTTCGCAATGTCGATGTTATTGTTACCGTAGAACCGTGCATCATGTGCACATCAGCGTTGTATCAACTGCAAGTACGTAATATTGTATACGGTTGCGCGAACGACCGTTTCGGCGGATGCACTAGTGTCTTTGAAGTGCCCAAAATTTATAACTCAGAAACAAAGATAACGGGAGGTATCAAGGGTGATATAGCAATGGCTTTGTTGAAGACATTTTATAAAGGTACAAATCCAAATGCACCGGAGTCAAAGGCGAAAAAGGATCGCAAAACAAAAGGCTGCGGAAGTTTGGAAAACATAtag